GTTGGAATACTGCTTATTGCAGATGTTATTAATGGCCTCAAATCTCTTGCTTTATGTTCTTGACAACTTTGGAATGTTGGAACATTGAGCAAAGAGGTGCAGaggcaaaaatagtttttgctGAGATTTTGTTCATGTAACTTTTGAAGGAGGGAGATCTTGATTAAATTAAAGTCGTTATGATTACATTTCAAGTTCATTTGTTTCCACCGATGGCTGGAGACATTCCTTCAAGGCTTCTAGCATAGTTATTGATTTACTAATAATGCTGGACGCAAGTGATTGCCTCTGGGATCTTTTGGCAGACGGAGTTAATATTAACTACTAGCAAATAAGCGCAAAAGTTGGTTCAACTATCAACTCGTTTGGACAGCTTTGCTCTGGCTTTGAATGGAGCTCCGGCTGATGGACGTTGAACTCGGTTTCCCGGGATTAGTCAAAGTTCACGAAATTGGACTGAACACttgattatcaaaaataaaaatctcaagTTACTACGATTTATGGGTGGAAGAGGCTTCAcgataaccaaaccaaattaaactGAGCCTTGTGTTCCGATagattggggtcggctacatgaatcctgtgttatccattgagctctgtctaGGATTATTTTTTCGCTTAGATTTAGTAAACTCAAGTCCTTTCGTAACAAGGCATCTAAAGTCTGTTTAGGTATTTTTTCCCTAGCTTGACTGTCAATTACTATCATGTCATTATTCTATTCTTAACTATAACGTCTGTAGGTTTATGATAAATATGTTCGAACaattttattctattttctctcaatttaTCCTGCATAGGTACAATTCTTACCGTCTTACGAATAATTTCATTTCTAATTCTAGTTTTACCGTACTTCCACTTTAACATTCTCATTTTAGTTACTTATCTTACTCACTTTTTACTTCAACATTCTGTCCACAACACACCCAAAGTGGCTCTTCCGATTTGACAGAGTGAAGCAAGCGGGGGAAGAAGGGACTAGATCACCCATGGGACGGGGGCGGAAGATGGAGTGGGCGGCGAGAGCCAACCACATGGGGGGCATACCGCGGAAGGCAATCATCTTCGCTGCGGGGGCTTTCGCCAGAGCCGTCGCAAATCTCCTAAACTCGACCACCGTTCACAATCCCGAAACCCTAATCCGCCTCGTCCGATCCCGCCCTCCCGGCGTCCCTCTCCTCACCGTCAGCAACCACATGTCCACGTCAGTCAGTCagtcttctctctcctccctctctctctccccctagaTAGTCTACAttttattatcaataatacTATGGTGATCACGACCATGTTTTGGATATCAAGTGATAAAAGGGGCCCCACAGCTGCATAATACTAACACGTCGCGTGGTATCCTAGACATGATTATCATGTCTTGCCATGCCTAGCCCGGTGACAAGCACAAGCCGTGCCATGAACATTCCTTTTTAACGATGACTTAGGTTCTTTTTCCCATAGTAGCATTGGCCGCCATGAACATTCCTTTTTAACGATGACTTAGGTTCTTTTTCCCATAGTTTGTGCTATCACGAGCATTGAAGCCAAACGGCCAAGACAAGGTCATGGCTTGTGCTCGTCACCGGGCTAGGCAAGGGATGACAAGACGTGTGCTTGTCGGTCACTGTAGTATTGCTCATCTTAATAAAATCAATTAGGGGTGATAAACAAGCTGAGTACGTGTAGTTAGTTGTtcgagtttgatttgaaaacttaacgattTCAAAATACGTTAACCTTAGCTTATTTATGAGACAAGCCGATCTTGAATGAACTTTAATCAAGCCGAACAAGTGTTGATCACGAGTAGAATAATATGTTATACATCATGAGCTGAGTATTAGGTTGTTTGTGCTTGGTTGGAAAGCTGAAGGTGCTTcaaaatatgttcaagcttgattttaTAATATATCGATCTTGAATGAGTTTTTAACCAACGAACATGAGCTTAAACTAATAAACTCGAGTATGTTGGTTAGTTTATCGGCCCGAAATCAATCCTTTACTTTCAGCGTACTTGTAGGTTAACTTTGAAGCCGTAATTTATTTGCTGTTTACTTTAATTTTTAGGCATTCGTACTCTGCCTCTACTTGTACCTGGTGAGCTCAAGTCATTACTAGTACGGAAGTATTCTAAGATCTGGAGAAGATTTTGCTGCTGTCTATGGGTTCTTTAAGAATCACATTAACATTCCATTTTTGGTCTCCGTACAGCTTGAGCGCAACATTCTTTCTAAAATTCGTGATCAGGGTTTGACAGTTTAAATGGACACCGAACAAACACGAAAAGGTGTTTGCTAAAACAGAACGGGCAACTTCAGTAATTGTTGTCAGACATTACAGCTATGTTTAGATGACCGGAATCATGAGTAGGAATAAGAATATGATTGCCAGGAATCAAATTCCTAGGAATTCAATGTCTGAAGTAATTATATTCTAGTGTTTGGATTGATTCAATAATCTTATGTAGGAAACACGTAAACATTTCCATTTTATGAGGATAGAGTCATAAATCTCAGATTACCATGGGGTAATGGAGCCATTAGATTCACACGTAGGCTTGGAATGATGACTGATTAAATATGTCACCAAGAATTACATCCATATTCCGGTCTATTCCAAAGGTAGGAATCATGAATATGACATCACATTCCCATTCCTCCTAAAGATTCCTGCCATCCCAACTGAGGCTACTACAAGTTCTCCTGTAGATGGAAAGTTCCTGTGTAGAAAACATTAAGCGAAATGTTCTAATTCGTTGTGATTTCCATACTGCAATCCTAGCAGATGGAGACAGTTTGACATGGATGGATGTCTTCTTTTACGGGATTTTCTTTCTCCATGGGGCTGATCATCTCACTGGAACCCGAAATAAATGAATCAGTTATTCTCACTGTTGTACGGCTTCATTTTTAATGAACgatcaaataaaacaaaaaggttcATCCTGATGCCATTGATAGAACCAAGCTCTTAATTCAAATCATGCTAATATTTACCTTAGATGGTAATGGGATTCACTTCTCAGTCATTACTTCTGATGGGTTTTATTTGGTTCATCGCAAAGATTTAGACAGGCATAATGGGTTGAGAGATCTTCATCAGGGGCCTCTAAAATATTGGTATTATTGCAGGTTGGATGACCCTGTGATGTGGGGATTCAAGGGCTTTCCCACAATGGATGCAAATTTGGCACGATGGGTACTCGCTGCAGAGGACATATGCTTCAAGAATCCGGTGCTGTCATATTGTTTCCGACTTGGTATGTAAGCTCATGCTAATTTGGTCCATTTTCTGatgtttattttccttttgttcttgTTATCTCTAACTAGTAACTTCTCTTGCCAATTTGCGCTATTTTCCAATGTTTATTTTCcaatgtttatttttcttttgttcttgttgTCTAACTAGTAACTTTGAAGCTTCTCTCAAATTAGAATTGTTATGCGCGGTATTCACTCGTTAACAAGATGAAAATGTTGAATCGTGGTTGTAGATCAGGGTTTCTAGAAGAATAGTTTTTCTGGTCCCATGTATTTGATAGTCTTATCCGGAAATGGCAAAAGGGATTCTTAATGTGGATTGTTAGTGCTTGGGTTCTTTCTTGCACTTAATCGGGGAAGTTAGTGGCGGGTTCGGTATATGCATGTTATGTTGAGTAACAACATGCAGTCATATATGTACTATTATTCTGTCGCAATCCGGTATCACTACCAAAACTTTGAGGTGGGATGAAATAACATTTCATTAGAATGGAATTGTGATCGAGTAGCCCCGTAACGCCAGTAAACAAGCAACAAGTGAAATTACTCATATTACACAATTTTTATAGAGAATTCTACTTTTGTGAAATTGTGTTATGTTGTATATTCACATGGCAAGTGGCGATTGGATATGTTGTCGTACACCTTTCTCAGTCTTAATTCGGtagcttttttttaaaaatatttatattctACAAGGCTATGTCTTTTGGCAACACTCTAAGAGCTTTAAAGTTGATGTAATGTTGGATAATTGTTCTCTTTATTACGTGGAGCCTAGTAGGAATCATTGATCATCAATTTTGTGATCCCTTATTGCTGGGGGTGTTTTCCCTATGCTTCGTTGAACTAGGTTCGCTCCTGAAAGAGTTCAATTCGCAGGGAAATGCATACCTATAACAAGGGGTGGTGGAATTTATCAGGAACACATGAACGAAGCCCTTGACCGGTTAAGCGATGGAGCATGGGTACTTCCTATATAATTTACGATGATTGCTTCTATTAGTATAACTTTGGCGTTGTTTTTTAGAATATTGCAATTCTGGAAAATTCGGGCTGCACCTTTCTGAATATGGTTTACAGCTCTTGTACGGTTGCACCTGCAGATTTATTATGGTACCAGCTTTGAAAATTTACCAAATGAACCTAGTTCGAGATACATGGTCTTGACTCATCATAGTCTGCTATATTTTGCTAATGTTATACAGAATTCTGGggcttagagcatccacagtggaataaccaaaactataggattgttaaagttaacaatattttttcaaaaaagtgttcacagTGGCATAATGAAATTTGACaacatcttagcaactcatcaaattttggcccttggataatcaaaactagcaacctttagCCAATAACCAAAAACCTTTTctcttccatttctctctctctctctctctctctctctctctctctctctctctccaatgttTTTAAGAAGAATATTTTagaagaagtttttgttttttttgcaaaacagtaaaattgtttttcaaaaaccattttttaaaactatatatttttttcaaaaactgttattttaaaaaaaattgtctttttttcagaaactttttttaaaactttttccaaagagtgttttttttttcaaaataaaagttttcaaaaaattattttgaaattctaataaccttttttttattagtttgaaaactatttaaaaaaaatttgttttatatggtggcaattttttgatttttataggttgaaaaggtgacgtggcaagttttgattattcaattttgattatgccattgtgaacatctacattgctaaccttagcaatctcttaaatggataaccaaaaaatgatgtggcaacttttgattatccacgtttgattattccactgtggatgctcttataatgtgtttgttgtttttttgcaATTGTAGTCGGCTAAATTTTGGTACATAATTGCTTGCCTATGGTAATTTTCTCCATTTAGGTGAACCAAATATAAGACAATCTCATAAAATCTTCGGATTAGGCTGTCATGTACTAACAATGGGTAATTATAGTTGACCATTTTGTGGTTTGGCTGAAAAATAGCAGGTGGGCAAAGTGAACACAACCTCCATTAATACCAACATGATGCCTATTTAATTATAAAACACAATGCACATGCGGAATAGGATAAAGTACAAAGTCTAACCCCAGTGTTGGTGCTGTAAAGAATCTATGTTTCACTTGTTTTTcagttattttattttcttcaagatAGTGTCACCACGtcataatctctctctctctccataaaacTAGAAGCTAATGTTAACTGAAAATTTGGATAAAAGAAGTGGCAAACTAATTGGTTTTTGCACGGAGATTTGGCGGGAAAAGATCTTCCCAGTCTATTGCCTGTAAAGGAACATTTTGCACCCATTTCACATTACCTACAAGGTGGTAATGCGTTCACTTGTAGACTGTGGGAGGTTTATTTGTTTCTTCGCCTAACCTCGGGGACAAAGTGTGATTACTCCTAACATAATATATGCTGGTCTGAACTTTATCTTTCTCTGTGCCATAAATCAGTTTTATCCTTTTACTTGTGcgggaactgcacttgaagTTCTTTTTATCTGGAATTTGCAGTTGCATACTTTTCCAGAGGGGAAAGTGTCTCAGGAAAATGAACCGATTAGAAGATTAAAGTGGGGGACTGCGAGTCTCATTGCTCGGGCTCCTGTAACCCCTATAGTTTTGCCCATTGTCCATCATGGTTTTCAAGAGGTAAGCTTCCCTAGTATTTCGTTGAATGTACCCAAAAAAGCATAGCCATTCGAAACTTTTCTCTATACATGTCAAGTTATTGGAGTTGGTATTATTGTTGCTGGTAATTGTGTTCTGTGCTGCTATTCTACGTTTTCCAATTTGCCCCAAGCCCATTATTTTGCTTCTCTGTGTACAAAACCTAAATGGGAAGCGATATACAGCATTGCTATTTTGGCATCCTTTCTTACTCTTCCATGTAGTTATATTTTTCCTATACacggagaaaagaaaaatatgtttcCTGTCCTTTACTTTAACATTGCTAACATCCCCTCCCTCCGTTAATTTTCAGGTGATGCCCGAGAAATATTTATTTGGCCGAAGGCCTCCTTTTCCGCTATTTAATAAGAAGATAACAATAACTGTGGGTGACCCAATAGAATTTGATCTACCTAAAATGAGTGAGATGGCCGTGTCAATGTCCAAGGATTGTTCTTCTTCAAGTTCTGGATGGCCGAGCGCCACCCGTTTTGGACTGAATGAAGCTGCACAAAAGTGTCTCTATAGCAGCATATCGAAGCAAATCTGGGTGGTCATGGAGAACTTGCGGAATTTGGGCAAAACTTTTCTTAAACAAGATGATTAAAGTTGCAAGCTTTTTCTATAAAGACTTCACACACTGCTCAAGTGTTTGAAGTTTGTAGTGTTTCCAGCAGCAAGGAGGTAGTAATTTGGCCTTCCGCCCATTCACAACATTGaagtttttcatgattttttgatttcattgtTTCCCATTTTGGGGGACTTTCTAATGTTCTTGAcatagataatttttttgggtctgatttatttaccgaaatgtgCTCTGGTTAGAGAATGGAAATGGCATATTTTTACATTTGTGTCGTGTTTTGTATTTGTAAGTAATTATGGTGAAAATATTGTAGTTTGAGGCCTGAATTGCAATTTGGTGTGCATGTGGCAGAGGGAAATTAGCCAGGAGGACCATTTTTTGGGTGATCGTTCTACCACTTCCTGAAATTTGATTCGCATTATGGACTTGTAAGTAGTTCAGGTGAAAACATTGTTGTTTTTTTAGACCTAAATTGCAATTTGGTGTGCATGTACTGAGGAAAATAGCCAGTAGGACCATTTCTGGAGCATCCAGCACTTCCTGAAATTCAATACTCCATTTTCAAGtgtttatttatatatacaacGCACATTATTGGGAGTATGGAatagatttttttgtttactttttctgTACCTGTAACGCCACTAATTCTATATTTTTATGGGAGTATCGGCATTGCCTAAAATTAGCTTCTTTCGATAAATGCTATGATGAGCGTTATCTACCTACGCTCTTGTCGCTTGGTATTTGGTTAGAATTTTGTGATGAAAGGGCTGAGCTGGTGCCTGGTGGAGCTAGAGCCACCGCCTGCAGCTTCTCTGTGTTTTTTCGTTGTATTACATTACAAGGTGTCTCGGGTCATCTTATCTCCGCGTTGCATGCGCATTTCTATTAGAACCATTGCCTTGCCATCTTTCACTGGTGCATCttactattctttttttttttttgatcctatCTTACTATTCTCATCGCGGTTGATTTTGGCGGTGCATCTGACAATTATTACAACTTTCTTAGTCTATTTTATTTACGTCTTACTAATACCATAATAACTATCTGCAGTGAATACGATTTTCATATGATTCTCTTACTATTTCATTAGAATTAAACTACGATACTAAAAAAACAAGTAACATATGAAACTTAAACACTAGTACAGTACTATTTTGATGCAAAATTCTTCTCTTCTCCgtcccccaccccaccccaccaaaTACTTTGAACACTTGCAAAAATTCTTTcatggccctttttttttttttaataaattcgatggccctttttttctttttaaaaaaaattaaatgttagGAAATTATTTACTACCCAACTCACACCGACCCAAACGTACTCCCataattattgaaaaagtgTATCAGTTGGATCGATGttaaatttttcttggaaaGTCACAAAAACTTTATAAATTTAAAAGACGAGTATGTTTTGCACAACTCagacttcaaaaaataaatttgggtttgagaaataaaacaaagatGGTGGTGGGAATGAAATCCCCAATGGCCGTACAAAACACCCAATCCCCCACCGTTCACAACCACTCCGCCGCCCGCCGTTCAATCGCTTTCACGACGCCGGAAAACTACGCCGCCCGTCTCTCCCACCTCCTCCGCCTCAAGGGCTGGGCCCCACTCTGGTGCCCCACCGTCCTCGTCCAAACCACCCCACACACCAAAtcctccctcctcctccacctctccCCACCAAACCCTAACTCTAACCCCAATAATAAACCATCGCTCGAATCCTACTCCGCTATCGCATTCACTTCCAGAACCGGAATCTCAGCTTTCTCTGAAGCCCTAGAAGACGCCGTTGAATCCCCCTTGCTCCCATACGGCGACGTTTTGACGATCTCTGCCCTAGGAAAGGACTCGGAGCTTTTAAAAGACGAATTTATCGAACGGATTTGCGAGAATCGTAAGcgaattagggttttggttcCTAAAATATCGACGCCGGGGGGAATTGTGGAGGAGTTAGGGTTTGGCGGCGGCCGGAGGGTTTTGTGCCCGGTGCCAGTTGTGGTGGGGCTGGAAGAGCCGTTGGTGGTGCCGAATTTCCTGCGGGAATTGGAGTCGAATGGGTGGGTGGCGGTGAGGGTGGACGCGTACGAGACGCGGTGGGCGGGGAGGGAGTGCGCGGGGGAGGTGGCGGGGAGGGCTCTggggggaggaggagaaggGGAGGGGGGTTTGGACGCGGTCGTGTTTACGAGTACGGCGGAGGTGGAGGGGATGTTGAAGAGTTTGGGGGAGTATGGTTTGGATTGGGGGAGGGTGAAGGGGAAGTGGCCGGAATTGGTGGTGGCTGCCCACGGGCCGGTTACGGCGGCCGGGGCGGAGAggttgggggtgggggtggaTGTGGTGAGTGAGAGGTTTGCTAGTTTTGAAGGAGTTGTTGATGCACTTGCTTTGAGATGGAATAAAGCTTTGGAATGTTAATCGGGATTCCCAAGTTGGATTTGAGTTTTGTACGTTCAGGAATTTGGATGAATTTGATAATGAGGTTTCTTGCTTACAATTTCACCATAATGTTACATTTGCAACAATAGGTTTGAATGACACTGTGAAATGTCACCAACGAGTGTAAATGCTCTTATTTTTTCGTCGAGTTTGTGGTAGTTCGCAGTGGAGAACCAAAGTGAATAATTTGTTTGTCGCGGCGGGGGTGGTTCAGGCATGGGCCAGTGGTGGCGGAGGGACGGAGAGGTGGCTGTATTCGCATCCTGTATCGATATCAGTGCTCTATAGGTCCGGTCGAATTGCCAAGTTAAGAGTTTACCCTCAGCTAAACTGCCAAATCATCTGTTCCCCCCTTGGTGACTTCACAAATACATATAGATATCAAATGCGCTAACTTAATTTAAAGCATTTATTCcctctgtaattttttttttttacgtaacTCAAAACAGCCAAATAGGATCTATCATGGCTGTTTTCAACGATTCTGGGTTGTTTATTTCCTTGATAAGCGTATATCGCCAATGTCGGGAATATTGATAAAGATTTGGTCGAATCATATTTTAGATTAAAAATATGATTCGTTCCAATAGATCTCAATATCCGATGAACTTCATTATTTGCATGGATTTACATGATCTTATTTAACCATTCAAACTATTTACATATATGAGACATCACATGACGGTCCAATGCTGGCACTGGCTGGATGCCGGCCGGCTGACTTTTAATATCCATGATATCTTGTGCTTGATAAAGACCGAAAGAATTAAGAATATTTTGGTTTGTCTAAGAAACCTGCGATGCTTTCGAAGATGCCACTTAACTCGTGTGGTAATGTAAATAAATGTACTAGTAGTTGACAAGCACATGGCTTGTGACAGGAGAATAACAAGCACAAAATTTTACTAGGAGGGTTCTAACGTCATTCGCGCATCCATCGGTTATAGGCGGATCAACAACTTTGGTTTCGGCCTAGTTCAGGCTTTACATTTCCAATATAGCTTTCTTCTtgttgatttctctcgtaaacTGATTTGATTATCTATTGAACTTCTTGCTCTTTCAAATGTGACTTTCTGCGAAATATGACGGGTTTTATTACTTTATTCAATATCAAGCTGAATAGATATACGCAAGAGTATATTTTTGATCTTAACTTACGCAAGaggattttttttgggatcaattTGTAAGATCTTATTATCTTCCAGAGTAGTCAATTGTGAATGTAAATATTATTCTTTTGTATCCTTTTAGTTTTGCTTCGTATTATCAATGTTTTTCACTATTCTTTAAAACTTATTATGTGACTTTCCGTGCATGACATGGTGAGTTTTATTTATAATACTAACATTAATTATACTGGGTAAACATACGTAAGAGATTCTTTTGATCATAGCATAACATATTATATCAATGAGAGTATTTGAAATATACTTCACTATTCTTCCTCCCTCCTTCAGCTCCagctctcttttctctctctctagactgaGCACTGGCAGAGTTCTCAAGTCTTCTGCCCGCGAAGTTCCCCTGAGGTAGTGCAGTACCATCTTCCGGTACAAAATATTTCATCCATTTCAAGCTACTTTGCAGTTTGTGTTCCAATTGTGTATATGTTATTTATGTTTTCTAGTACGATTACATTCAGCCACTCAAAGAGTCTCATTTTGATGATCAGAgtcattcattttgttttttagttCAACCCCGTCGGTAAGTAAGGTCAAATAACAGTTGTTCCGATTCATTGCTTGAATAATCATTTGTTGAAGTCCACTTGAGTTAATTTTGTTATAGTTACTTGAGTTAATTTTGTTATAGTTTACAGCGAAACAAACCAAACTCTACAATGTGAACAACTCTAATTATCTAAGTAAGATTAGGTGTAGACCCCACATAGGGTGGATAAATTCACTCTTTCGCTGGGTGGGTGAATAGAATTGCACTCTATAAGTTTGTGTGAATATTCACATGCTCAGATGGCGTACACTTTGGtggtcttttgattttttttctacttAATTTCACTCTCTTTCAAGTTTCATTTGAATCTTCTAGATATTTGGTTGGTATTGCTTATGTTATtgcttgccaatttctaggttCTTCTCTGTGGGTTCCCTTTTTATGGTATGCTGTGCATGCAGAGACGCAAACATCCACACATAGAATGAAACAAAAAGCTAAGAGAGTAGGAGAATGCAAATTGgaaacaaatgcaaacaaagaGACTTCAACCCAGGACCTCCCATAAACTGTGAAACCATGCAAGATTACCATTCCAAAACCCAAGGCTGTTACCAACTGGCCCAagaatgtatatcaagctataaAACATGATATATGTGAGGCAACATAGTTGGATTTGAGTGCTCGCTTTCTGGTTGTTTTGTGCTTGTAATAAGATGTCTCCGGGGATCATATGATGAacttgatttaattttgtaattgaatAAGGTTGCTATTCTGCAGAATTGGAAGAATCTCTCTCTTTAAGCGCATGCTCTTTAGATTTTTTGCACTTAAcgataaattaaaattttgtccTTACTCCTTATTCCTTAAAATCAGTTTTAAGGTTCATGACATGGGTGACGACAATGAAGGGGTAAAATTCAGTTAAGGCAATGAGGTAGAACAGTTTTGCACTGTTCATGATATTTCTGATGCAATGACATCTGATATGCCTCAAGTTATGACACAAAGTGTTAGAGAACTCATGTTTTCAAACACCTGTATGACCAGGGACGGATACAGGTGGGTGCCGGGGTGCCAGGCTCCTGCACAACACTAAATTCTCCCCTTAATTATACTAGTTTTCAGGTTCATTTGGGAAAGTTTTTAAGGGATTGGCCCCTGCAAGTCCCTTggcttaaaaaaaaatcttaaagtTTTTATATCTGTTGGAAAAAAAGccataaaaaatttgaagttaGCAAATATTTTGGGTTGCGTCTGTAAATTAAATGGCGGCTATGTACATACATGTCTCTTGCTCAAGCTTTTTCATAGCAATATATACTAATGAAATATACACTTTACTGTCAATGTAGAACATCATGTGGTTCGGGCCTCCTCTAAGTACAAATCTTGCGCCCAGTGCTACCCCTCCCAATGTCAAAAGATCTTCCTCAGTCAACTCTGTTGCTCTCTCAAACTTGGATGATTGTGAAAGCGATGGTTCCATTGTTCCACCACCGTAAGTTTCTTTCATTCTGCTATGTTGAGATGTCAGCTCTTGACCTTATGCCTACCTGTAAGGCATCACGGGCACTTTCCTCTCTTAGAATAGATTGTGATGATTCTGTAATTGTACATAGGATTTGCTGCCTCAATGGCAATTCATGTAGAAGACTAAAGTTGATTTCTGTTGAATGTTATCTTTTGCAGTACATCAGCTACCCTCCAAAGGTCGGTTAGTACTGCTTCCCTCCAAAGGTCTGGTAGTACTGCTTCCCTCCAAAGGTCAGGTAGTCTGCCAGATATTGCTGGAGCTGTACCCTTTATTGAGAAATTCCAGGTGACAAGATATGCTTATGCTGATAATTATTATCAACTGTCCTATTAACCACCGCGAGGTGGGAGGTATATAATACAAACAAAATgctatttttaaaaagtttcaaGCACAGTTCACCTGAACCTGGAAATGACATTGAATTTTGATACACATTTCATGGACATCCT
This DNA window, taken from Rhododendron vialii isolate Sample 1 chromosome 8a, ASM3025357v1, encodes the following:
- the LOC131299033 gene encoding N-acylphosphatidylethanolamine synthase isoform X1 produces the protein MGRGRKMEWAARANHMGGIPRKAIIFAAGAFARAVANLLNSTTVHNPETLIRLVRSRPPGVPLLTVSNHMSTLDDPVMWGFKGFPTMDANLARWVLAAEDICFKNPVLSYCFRLGKCIPITRGGGIYQEHMNEALDRLSDGAWLHTFPEGKVSQENEPIRRLKWGTASLIARAPVTPIVLPIVHHGFQEVMPEKYLFGRRPPFPLFNKKITITVGDPIEFDLPKMSEMAVSMSKDCSSSSSGWPSATRFGLNEAAQKCLYSSISKQIWVVMENLRNLGKTFLKQDD
- the LOC131299033 gene encoding N-acylphosphatidylethanolamine synthase isoform X2 translates to MWGFKGFPTMDANLARWVLAAEDICFKNPVLSYCFRLGKCIPITRGGGIYQEHMNEALDRLSDGAWLHTFPEGKVSQENEPIRRLKWGTASLIARAPVTPIVLPIVHHGFQEVMPEKYLFGRRPPFPLFNKKITITVGDPIEFDLPKMSEMAVSMSKDCSSSSSGWPSATRFGLNEAAQKCLYSSISKQIWVVMENLRNLGKTFLKQDD